The genomic interval GCTCGAGTTGGGGATGGACACCGGACTCGAGGGTGGCGACGAAGAGACAGTCCTCTACCTCGGTGCGGCCAGCGGCACGACAGTGAGCCACGTCGCGGACTTCGCCGGCCCGACGTACGCCGTCGAGTTCGCTGCCCGGCCCGCACGGGACTTGCTCGAGGCGGCTGACTCACGCCCACGGCTCTTCCCGCTGCTCAAAGACGCCCGGAAACCCGAGAGCTACGCGCACGTCGTCGAATCCGACGTCGACGTCCTCATCCAGGACGTCGCGACCCGCGGACAGGCACGCGTCGCCCTCGAGAACAAGCAGTTCCTGGCCGAGGATGGCCGACTCCTGCTCGCCGTCAAAGCCCGCAGCGAGGACGTCACGCGTGATCCGAGCGAGATTTTCGCCGAAGTACGGGACGAACTTGAGAGCGCGGATGGCTACGGAATCCTCGAGTCGGAACGCCTCGGGGCCTACCATGCGGACCACCTGGGGATCGTCGCGCGACCGCGA from Natronolimnobius sp. AArcel1 carries:
- a CDS encoding fibrillarin-like rRNA/tRNA 2'-O-methyltransferase, which encodes MSEPVLPEGVERRDIDGRERLATRGEPVYGEPTDGEWRAWNPNRSKLGAMLELGMDTGLEGGDEETVLYLGAASGTTVSHVADFAGPTYAVEFAARPARDLLEAADSRPRLFPLLKDARKPESYAHVVESDVDVLIQDVATRGQARVALENKQFLAEDGRLLLAVKARSEDVTRDPSEIFAEVRDELESADGYGILESERLGAYHADHLGIVARPR